The Solenopsis invicta isolate M01_SB chromosome 3, UNIL_Sinv_3.0, whole genome shotgun sequence region AAATTGCACAACGCACCAGTAGGCCTATTCTCTAACTTTAtaacgacaattcggtatcgttacagcgtcgttgcgcacgtattatacatggtagaaaagctgcgcactGCATATGTGCTAATAACTTTatgagcaaaaatataaaaaaaagttctttgCGCACAAattattcagtttttttttaagggaaaaGGGTTGTCACATTTAGATACTTGTTAGCAttctttgttattaaattgacttgtaagttaataatataacgcaatgttactatttcttgttcactcgaactgtgttttaagaccgAAAATTTATTTCGCGGAATTCCGTGaacttgaaaagatatataaaattacgtaataaatatcaacattaaGATCTATGACCGATAAGTTATTTCGTTCGTTATTGTGTTTTCGCATAACGGTCGAAGTTCTctatttaatatgataaaaaagtttCTATATTATCATGAACTGTATAATTGGAATCTATGGAATCAAGTTTATCCTGCAAGTGAATACAGATTTGTGCAACGATCGCGAGGAAAAATTACGGTGGCGAGGAAAATCGCACGGTATTTCGTCCTGAATACGATACGACGATTATCTCTCtgcaaaaagcaagaaaaatgGGACGGATTTTTATTCTCATAAACTGGGAAGAGTCGTCTATAGAGTGATGAAGCTGATACGAGAGTGGGTACGGATTTGCAGTGGTCGCGAAGAAAATTACGGTGTGGCGCGCGTTACAATGATAAAAGTGTACCAACGCGACACGGAGCGGATCGATGCAACTTTTTCCACTCGCGCGATTATCTCGTTTTCTCCGTTTACGGTGACAAACGATAGGCCCGAGATGCGGCCCGAATTGGATAATAGCGAGCGGAAGCAGCGTGTATTCTCGAGcgttctcttcctccttctcctcctcctcttccttttcCTCCACACATTTTTATCTGTTCCTtctcagaaaagatttctaaaaatattctcGATGTACTAATCTTATTGCAATCTTGTGCAACATAGAAAtgcaatagtaaaaaaaaatcctatcCTTTTCCttcgaattaaataagattgacttAAGTaccattttaaaacaaaaataatacgtataaattagaatttacatattcttacaattaaaataaaaatttgcttgcTATTATAATGCACGATTATTTGACTACTACGAAATTCGGTAATAGTTACTAAACCTTTTTTGAGTACAATGATATTATTTCGTTGatccaataatataattattttcatatttgtatttttaacaaaatccttctttaaattttttttcggtGCAAATTTCCattatctaattttaatctGTCTAGGCAAATTGATGGGACAGTactaaaatgattttattcgaaatataagaatttcttcatttaaaaattagatatccTGCTccgaattaataattatctttgtCCCTTAacatcaatcttattttatacccagagaaaagttttttcgagtaaaaaaaaatttgtttgaatcaaaggaATTTGTGTACTGCtatgattaaagaaaagtttctttgatttgaagaaatattttggttGTTCCtatcattagaaaaaaaaaaaaaaaatggatgtgcaaattttttaaggaaagaaatatatttttaaaaccagaataattgaattatttttttacatttttgtcagtactttctttgaattaaaaaattatttatttataataaattaaattaaacaatttaaacaaataacttatttacttaaaaaaaatttaatatgtcatttcttgaaatcaaatcaatttttattttcctcaagaTTATTcttactttaacttaaaaagaagttaaagaaacgatttcattgATGTAAACATAATTATTCTCTAAGTGTATATAGAAGAGTAATAGCATTAAATTCAGAAATCTTTTCTGGGAAcgtacttctttttttttctcaatcacACACGCGGCACAATTTCGTAAAAGGAGCGATAAACTATCCACGAAAATATTCACAATCGCGGGGATAAACACGAGCTGTTGGTCGACATTAATAATGCGATGAATCGGAATTGCGGAATTGAGCTGTAATACGATATTTGTTAATTAACGATTACAGTAATACGCCTTCATCAAATATTCAAATTCggaatgtaatgtaattataattacatattactaCGTCACTCCGTGTGCATCGCGTCGCACATAAATTACATCACTAGCGCACTTTGCTTTAAAGCAGGCAAATAATTACTGTCATTAATAACAATTAGCATCGTGCACAGAGTGATCAGACGTCCAGTATTTCGTTGTACGATATAAATTACAGTTTCATGCGATATATTGTGCATGTTCATACGATGCACGCGTTATTCGTACTATACATCATTTTCCGCCGAGAAATGCAATCCGTTCTACCGTGGCATAACCCCTATGCCcaaaataataacaaactcGCGCAAAACTGCATCTAAATGAAAAGCAATCAAgcgaaattagaaaaaaaatcacgcGATCACGTGACCGCGAGAGAAAACGATTCTAACCTTTCGAAGACAggaataattatacatttcgATATCGCGATCACATGATCGCGACAGAAGGTACCGTTGACGTTCACTCACCCTGGAGATGCGCAGGGGTTGATGCGTGTCGTAACCACCGTGCATGCGGAAGCCCCAGGGGGATCCGCCGAAGAGGGTGACTTCCCTCGCGCTCATCCCGCGTCGGTGCCCCCGATGCTGGTCGTCGGCACGGAGCGCATCCGGTGCGGTTGTTCCCGCGTTGCGCGTAATTCGCGGCTACGTTCGCGGCACTCGGGACCGCATCGCGGGGCAAGACGGGAGTCCTTCTCGGCGACGACGCCGCGTTCACTCGCGGTTATCGCGCGCGTCACCGCGTTCTCGCGTGGGCCACGCGGGTGGCACGAGAAAACGGCACGGCACGTCGTCGACGACGGGTGTCGATTACGCCCTCCGCGACGCAAATTCGCGACGACAAatcgcacgcacacacgcacgcacgcgcgcgcgaccCACACTCGTCCGTGGCTCGCGTTGAACTGACGGCGCCGCGTCCTTCCTTCCTCCCCGACGATTACGCCCCCGCGCGCGTAGTAACCCGCGCGCGTACGCGCTCCCTCCCCCTCCCAACCCCCGCTTGCTCGCCCACCCACCTGGTCACGTTTCGTACTCCGCGAGGATGCGTGCCCGCCCTCCTCGGGGGGTGGCCGGGAGATATTCGGGGGTTTCTGGCGTCGCGCCCTTCCAGAACAGAATTTCCCTCATCCCGATGCCGCACGATTTTCTCAGAGTCGTTTAGCGACGTAAAATCATCTCCGCTTCATGCTTTCGcagaatattttctttacgAAAGAAATCTCGACGCGCGACATTCCGTTAAAGTAATAGATGATTATTATCGAATTAATTCAGCTCGTCTTACATCCCGCGCGCGCTTTTGTCACGTTGCGAGCATTTCCACGCGCGATCAATGCCGTTTCCCTCTGCgattaaagagaaaatttgTTACGATCCTTCGACAATCTCCGCACGACTCGATTCGTTGTCGCGCAGACTGTACTTTCCCGGTACCCTAGAACATAAAATATATCGGTTAGATATATGTGTGGCCATAAAGATAAGAAACCGCTAACGTATCTTTTGGTTATGTACATATCAGTATTGAATTTCTGCAATAAGACTCTTGACTACAGAGTATTTAAAGACCGATATCCCTTTAGGGACGCGAAAATGGCTGAATTGGGATCGGGAGATAGATGTCCGCGAAGAGAGGAGAATCGAGAGATTACGACGGTCGAGATAAATTCGTGAGACTTCGACAAGCTTATACAAGTAGAAAGAGCAAGCAGCTTCGCGACGGTATCAAAATTGACGTCTACAATTCTAATTTCTTTTACCCATTCTCCTTCGACGTGAGACGCTGCTGCAGTTCGACGCGAGCCGACCGCCATTTTGTTAGGAAATTCGCGCTATTGTCGAATACGGGTCGATGTATCGATGCGAATATCGATTTTAATTCGCTTGCACGACGAACCTCAGCGAGATGGCGTAACGGTCCAATGAAGGAAGATATGGTAGCGTTGCACGTGGTTATGTGTACAACGCATCTGCGTACTTTGTGTTGACACGTTCCCGAAATTTGGCGAATGATAACTGGATCAAACTTTGGATCAAGCTTGAATTGTAATAGTTGATTGTCTCGCGATTATTACAATTGCTGAACGCCATGTCCACCAGCAACGCCGCTGATACGCGTAAAGGCTGTGCCGGCAATGACAGGAATCGCTACACCCATGGATCAAGACGGAGAGGTAGTTTATCGTCGCCTGTTAATTTTTAAGTAGGTAGACGGGATGGCCACAGTACCCCAGATAACGAAGAAATACAGGATTAGGAATCTTGTTCTGTTtctggaaaagaaaaataaaaagtattgttCACTATTGTCAaagttcctttttttttacatttctctaTTTTCAAAGggtttaattaatgtaaatttaaatataacatagtATACTAAATGAAcaatatagtaataatatttctttaatatgttgtcAGCATTTCATCTACCTATTTacatgatttttaataatattgattaggCATATTAAGCATTTATTTTTACTGAAGGTAGCTACCAGCACAAATCTGGCGGAAGGGGCTTCAAACGCTCATTTGATCGGTCACCGCGAGAGAAcgtaaagagaaataaattagaTGTCGGCAGTAGACTAAAAGAATCTGACATAGGAATTACAGAATACATCGACAAGCACCCTGGCTTTTCTGCCATCATCAAAGAAAGATACACCGATTTTCATGTCAATGAGATAGATCTTGAGGGACAAGTAACAAAACTGACTCATCAAAACATCCCACGTGATCCCTCTAATAATGAAAATCTTGAAGATTTGAAAACGTTGGTGTCGCCGGCGATATGGGACGAACTGCAAGTCTTGGGAAAAGAAAATCCTTCGAGTGTGGAAATTGATGTGACTAGTATTGATAAAGATGCACGTAGAACTATTCATATGATTGCGAAGAAATTAGCGAATGTTGTCAGCCAGACAGTAGACAAAGGCGACAAAAAGTTCCTCACAATTGTTCCGAATACtgaaaacgataaaaatggtaagtttataaattttgccATACAAAAAAAGATctctatataatatttgattattgtaTCAGCTCACAAGATGCGCAAAGATAAGAGAATAGATTGGAGCAGATGCGGCGGGGATTACTGCCACTTTCTGCTGCACAAGGTAAACATGGACACAATGGGTGTTGTGAATCAGTTGGCAGCGAACTTGCGGTTACAGCCGAATAACTTTTGCTACGCCGGTACGAAAGACCGCCGAGCGTGGACAACTCAGTGGATGAGTTTGAGGAAGGTAGAGCCACAGAGCATATTGAGGGCAAGTAAAGGTATACGTGGTGCCTATGTAGGGAACTTTAAGTACGCTAAAGACAGCCTGAAATTAGGAATGCTGCGCGGCAATCAATTTAGGATCGCGCTGAGAAATGCTCGTGAGACAGACGAAAAAATCGAGCAAGCGATGACGTCGTTACGTGACAACGGCTTCATTAATTATTACGGTTTACAAAGATTTGGCTCCGTACCTACTATACCCACACATGAAATTGGGAAATGTCTACTTCAgggtaattattatttttttccattatatcTCTCagcgtttttattaatttataatatattcattatgCTATCTTTTATCGATTAGGTAAATGGCATGAGGCGatcgaattaattttaaaaccacGACCAGAAAACGACAAGGAATTAGCAGAGGCTAGACAAATCTACGCGGAAACTAAGGACGCCCGTGCTGCCTATGCGAAGCTCAAGAGAATCGACACGATCGAGGCTAGACTTCTGAAAGGCCTCCAAACAATGGGTGACAAAAATCCTCAAGGCGTGCTCGACTCAGTCCCGCGAAACATTCGATTAATGTATATTCACGCTTATCAAAGTTTCGTGTGGAATCATGTCGTGTCGAAAAGAATAAAACAGTTCGGAACAGTTCCAGTCGTAGGCGATTTAGTTTATGACAAACAGAATCGCAAGGAAATTGTAAGTGACGAAACTACGGATTATCCTTTGAATGACAATGATGACATTAAAGATAAAACCGATACTGCTTTCGTCGAAGAAAAAGATATTGATCCAATGTCGAGTGAAGCGAGTAAAGAAAATTTGGAACAGAATGATTTTCCAACAGTGAAAATTCTTACAGAAGAGGATCTGTCAAATTATACCCTGGCTGATGTGATCATACCCCAGCCTGGATGGAAAGTTACATATCCAACGTATGCAAAGGCTTGGTTCGATAAATTTTTAGCAAAGGATGGATTAACTACCGATCTCAGGCAAAACAATAAGTGAGTTACTTGCAAACGTAACATTGCGATGAATTGTCATCTGTTATCTCTTTTTAGAAAATACAGCTTGAGTGGAGCCTAtagaaatatattagaaattccGACGAGTCTATCTTGGAGAATTATGCATTATGAAAATAAACATGACGATCTAATTTTATCAGATATTGACGAAATGAGGAAGTTCACATCCCCACAGGATAAGCCAGGTATAAATTAGTTACTGTTACACTTATTCGagatatttgtttaaaaaataattctcacTACACATTATTTTCAGATGGAAAGAACAAAGCGTTGATTATAGAAATGTGTTTAAAGCCTAGCAGTTATGCCACAATGGCCCTACGTGAAATTTTAAAGAACGATACTTCAGCGGAAACGCAGGCCGCTCTATCCGCTGCACAGGATGCAGAGAATACACAACTTGATACAAGCACTGTACATGAATGCAATAGCAAAAACCTGACGGAAAATgaggaaaataatataaagaaaagttcTGTCAAATGCCACGAAGATGTTGATGTAAAAACAGATGAAACAATGAAGATAAGTGATACAGAAGACATATCTCAGATATGTCAAAGTTCATTGTAAAATATCTTTCATAAATAGATTATTATCATATacagtttttatttgtttaaaaaaaatgttcaaaaattggCAGAAATAGACACaatcaatttgttaaaaaatatttttaatagagtaattaataaatgaaatattttttaataaattgattaatattgataattttatattttgttaaaagatatttaCTTATATCATTACAGACAAGCGGCCATTAAACCTGCCACATTCTCAAAGTCAATCttttcagtaatatttttagttttgatgTTCTCATCTTGATTTGCAACAAAGATGATCGATTTATTCTCTTCTTTCCAACCATATTTCTTGACCCAATGTTTCAATGTtgcatctataaaaataaaaataacttgatAAATTTTGTACTTATACAATATCAAAAATACAAAGTTCATATATCATACCATCCACATCACCAAGCAATTGTGCCAAGAGTTGTCTGCTTATCGTTTGAAACGTAATCCCTACTACGTGACACACAAACTTTCTTATTGAATCCTGGAAACCTACGATCCTTTCACACAGCTCTGCCATGGATAACACTCTATCCCAAAAATGTTGGAAATCGCATCGTTCCAAAATATCTCCCAAATACATGATTTGATTAATTGGACTATCCGACATCTAGAGATCAACAAAACTGTATgtagatacatttttataaaaaaaaatttgttctgtCACTTGGAATGAGACTTACAAGTTTCTCGCTGAGCAAGCACTTGCACAGTACAAAGTCAGTGTGTGGCAGGTTGGTCAACGCCTTGAGCAGTATCTGACACGCGATATCCATGTTGAATCGTGCTGGATTTAATTGGTAAAGTTTTAGCACAGCCAAATTTGCCTCCAAATCGTAAGCATTCTCTCTCGATTGTATCTCCACATACTTTTCTAAAGTCGTGAGGTTTTCCGGGTTGTACCTGGAAGCACATTTCATCGTGGTcagtacaagaaaaaaaaagtaacgagctcaaaatcaagaaaatataacGAGAATCACgttgacaaatttttaatttctccttCCTGTGCAGGTGTAACGCACACCTCAACGAGAAGCATGTGAACGTCAACGTGTGTCATcagaaaatttacttaaataagcaCAATAAATGCCGCATGTATAAAAAGCGACAAGTGTGATACCTTTCGATGCCTTTGAGCATCGCAGCTACAGTTTGACGCATCGCCTCAGCCATTTCTGATAGTGAAAAAGTCTTATAACACAAACCGTCAGCGTGATCAAAACTGTTTCGGACGACACAACCTCAAAAATGAGAGAGAACGTCCATAGACATTTAAATACATGTAGATAGAATATACGGTTACTCATTGACTGAGAAATTTCAGGAGTTACCAAAGTTGTCCTACTCGACAGCCAATCATGGGAGAGAGTGTCACGTGTGTGTCTCGCTCGTCGGAGCTACACGCGAACCGTACTGAACTGTCCTGACTGCACCCAACTCCGAAGCGAAATGACAACAAGCCAAACGAGAGGTTGAGTGACGGAACGCCGGAATTGTTAAACGAACGTTTTTTAAGCTTCCAGTTGTTTCAAGAACAAGTAGCGGCGTCCAACGAGCATGGCTAAGCATCATCCGGATTTGATCTTCTGTCGCAAACAACCGGGAGTCGGTAAGTTGAGGTTAAAACCTAACCTCCAATCCGTCAAAGCCAGAATTgtgtatttttcataaatttcaagattacgtctGCATGAATTATTTACACATTGTTTACGCTATGTTTACACGAATCTTTTTTATAGACTATTGTCAAGCAACGTAAATGATTAGTAATTAAATAGCATAAtacggaaaataataaaattataagactGCTAACAGATCGCGTCGAATaagcctaatttcgtcaaaattggATGTGAGGTGGGGTATTCTAAaccactaaaataaaaataacattaaaaataaaaaaagaatgtaattttcattatttcttaaaacctGATTCTTTGGTGATCAATAGATAACTAGTggattatttatatctatataatctATAGATAACATGTAAAACATAGCTTACATTGTACATGTATTATACATGTAGATTGATATTTTACATCTATATGCCTAATCCAAAAACTAACACTTTACACTAATTGCTTTTTTTCAGCTATCGGTCGGCTGTGCGAAAAATGCGACGGCAAATGCGTCATCTGCGACTCTTACGTGAGGCCGTGCACTTTGGTTAGAATATGTGACGAGTGCAATTATGGTTCTTATCAGGGACGTTGCGTGATATGCGGCGGTCCCGGCGTGTCCGACGCGTACTACTGTAAAGAATGCACGATACAAGAAAAAGATGTAAGAACATCATTTAACTGTTTCTAAATGAATGCCAATTATACAAActaaataatctaaaaaataaattgtattttcagAGAGATGGCTGTCCCAAGATAGTCAATTTGGGAAGCTCAAAGACGGATCTCTTCTATGAAAGGAAGAAATATGGATTTAAAAgaagataattatatagaacttTTCTACATATAATGTTACAAGGGTGCcaggtaatttattatttttataactgtaGGCATCATGATGGTGACACAATCTtgttttgtacaatattacagATAATTGTGGATttccttaattttaaattttacgcaATGCTCTGTAAACTATGTAAACTCGAATATAAGTCGAGACAAAGTTATcctaacaaaaacattttgtaaaaataaactttcaatttGTTACATGACacattttatgtacaaaatttttgctCCGTGAATTATGCctgaaaacataattttttcgagatagaagtaaatttttacaaagtaaaccTAGCAAAGctgcaaataaatgtttattgcatatctgttaaaaaaaattaattaaagcaataaaCGTGTAAGATACatccatataaatataaaattgcagcatatacattataatataataatatataaatgtgtatcaAGAAATACCTTccctactaaaaaaaatatatatcaaactCATGTTAAAATTAGTAGTGGTTCTCCTGATTGCGGTAACTCCTTTGTTTCTTGTATTTCGACGACTTCCCGCTTTATAATATTTCCTTTTTCGTCTACTTCATcgatagataataaaatattagatatcaCAGGTATGGACTTGTCACCGCCATTCTCGGCCCTTTCCTCTTGTGAATCCTGTACAGCTTCCACTTCTTTTTCCGCGTTATCTTCAACAATCTGGAACAAACGTTGTAATATAATCTTtacataataaagtaaaaatcttACAAGGGAACTGTCACGTGTGTTCGGCGCCGatttgattctccttgaaatatgttgttaaacacgaaaatctaagagatccgtatttttttatattggcgGAATCTCATGTTTAGAGGATGAAACAccctttggaaaaaaaaactggaTTTCTCTTTTGAGGTGAATATCGTCGAAAGTAGAAGagacagaaaaaatttttttaaacaaaagttgtacggtttaaaaagtactttaaagttgtagagaaaaaaattttttttgttttgtttaacaaaatacgcTACCCAacgttttttcaaatttttttcagccaaattaaaggttatttttttcaaatccaatcacatataataaaatttaaaaaatttgaaaaaactttAGGTGGGGGTTTAAATcgtacaacttttgttaaaaaatttttttctgtctcttttACTTTCGACAATATTCGCCCCGAAAGAAAAATAccgtttttgttttttcaaagggtgtttcaccccctaaacatgagattccgccgatataaaaaaatacgagtctcttaaattttcgtgtttaacaacatatttcaaggagaatcaaatCGGCGCCAGACACCCGTGACAGTTCCCTTGTTAGATATTAAGATTACGATGAAACACTTACTTTTACTTTCGTCACTGAGGTAGCTTGACTTAGCTCTATTTTGTATGTCTTATCTGGCAAGTTCGCTTCTTCGACGGGCGACACGTTTTCTTCGTCCACAGCTTCATATCGGACCATCTGGAGCCTATAACACCCGTCTTCGTCTTGCGTATAGTGGAAACGTTTGTGTCCACTGGGCAATTGCAATTGATGGGCTTCTATAAGGTGTTTTGTCAGCCTGTAACTCTTCCGATATTTAATGGGGCATTCGTGGCAACAGTACCATCGCACCGCTAAACTGTGTACTCGTTCTACGTGCCTGTACGTGTAATATATTCAACAATCATCAAATAAAGAAGTCTTTACTAAATAAATCTTTACTAGATATCTTTATGATTACCTGTCCAAGGCGTAAGCGCCCTTACACGTATAAGGACAGCCCTCAAAATGACACGAAAAGTTCGGTCCATTAGTATGAACAGTCATGTGAGAATCGAGATCCTGTTGCGACTTGGCAGCGTGCGAGCACAACTGACATAGAAACGTCCTGGTCGATATGTGACGGTATCTAACGTGTTTCGCCAAACTCGCCGGCGACTCGCAGCTCATGTCGCACAGGGTGCATTTGTAATTGAACACATGGGCTCTCATGTGATCGCGCAAGATACTTTCGGTCGGATAAAACTTGTTGCAATGGGAACAACGGAATCCCTGCACTGTAAATTCACGACATGTTTTAAGGAAAAATGAGAAAGAGATATAAGAAATCTCGAATATACAACAAATTTATTACCCTCCAAGGGAATCTGTCGCTGGCAATGTATGTGGAATTTCGTCTTAGAAGCGAACGTGACACCACAGTTCGGGCAGGCGACTATTTTCTCTTTAGTATGACATCTTACGTGATCTCGCAGTTTGTACAAGCTGGGATATTTGCTATTACATCCAGTCCACTTGCACTCGACCCCGTCTTTGACTTTGTTACCACGCGGGCAGTCTTTCATATGTATGGAAACATGATACAAGTACATCTGATAATTTGTGAACAATTTCAAGCACTCCTCCCACCTGCATATATGTGGAGGTGGAGAATCTATGATGTTCTTCCACTCTGGGTCCCTGTGACATTTCTATAaagataatacaatttttaatcccGTATTCAAGTCTCCATCGACTATCGACATCGCTACTTACTGGCAACTTGGTTCTTCCACGAACATTAGATCCGATACACTTCAGCTTGGTGTGATAGCTGTGATAATTGATATGCCGTATTATTTCGTCAGATGCATCACTGTTATATGGACAGTCTTTCCACTGACACACGTAAACCTCATTGTCGTCTTTCATGCTGATCTGTACGCTCGGTATGTGACTCGAAACGTGTCTTAAAAATTGATCCAAGTAATTGCTGCGAAATGTGCATGTCTTCCACTCACAGGCCAGGTTCAACACCTCATCCTTCAGCTGCGTTCCGACCTTACGTTTCTTTCCGCCGCATTCCGAGACGGAGTCGAATTCCGAATCCGTGTTGTACCAATCATCATACTCAAACTCCTCAAGCTTACGCTTGAGGCTCTGCTCCTCGGAATAGGAATGATCCTTCTGCGATTCAACCCATGTGCTGCATCTATCCTGCAGTACCTTGTTTGCCATCAGCATCTCTGGATCCGCCATTGTAACGCGAGGACAGCAAATCTGGCAAACCTCGTGTTGCGTCTCGCACCTGGAACAAGGTATTTCAGGTGGTGTCAGTCGAGAGCGCATATGCTTCAAGAGTAACGATTACAATTGTAAATTCATACCTTTAAACGTGCCACTGTAGAGCAACGTGAAATTTCCAACGTGAAATGGCAATCGTGTCGATCGACGAAAGGAATTTCACGGTTTCGAGACAGAATATGAGCTGAAACTACCGACTCCTGATCGGCTCCCAACTACTTCCAATCGAAGTGTCGGATCCTCGTAACACTGATCGTCACGTCTGTCGCGCGACACCGCGTTGGTTTCCGTCAGTCTTACCGCGTGCTTCGAGCGACTTTTCTTCGTCGTTCGCTCGCCTCACTCGCGCATCCTCCCGACGTTCGACCTCACAGACAGTACACCCGCTATGCGTCTGTTCCTGGCTCGGATATCTTCGACGCTTCTCCGCGAGTGTCACCTCGTCGATAGAAGACCTTCTCGAGGCGCGCGAGTCGTCGCATCGCGCGGGACATCAAGTTACCATGTTGCTGCCAGCTGGCCTGCGAGCGACCGCAGGGACACGACCATCTGCGCTCTGTCTTCTGGTTGTTATTCGTTATGCTCGCACTTTGCTcgaagagaaggaggaagggTCTCAGCACGCGGGTTTTCACAAATTTTGAGTTTTCCGTGTTCAGGTTATGCCACTcgggcccggtttttcattatctggttaacttgtaATTAAACTTAACCTGGTGTTTCAACCAATGAGCTTGACTTATGGCATCATCACgagtgaagctcattggataaaatatcaggttaagtttaaccacaagttaaTCGGATAATGAAAAATCGGACCTCGGTCGCGTGTcttcttccctccctccctttctccGCTTCGTACGTTGTCCATCtctccaccaatgtagattaacttttatcttGGTTTAAGTTTCCATCTTTTTGcggttctaagaattagaagaaTTA contains the following coding sequences:
- the LOC105199384 gene encoding pseudouridylate synthase 7 homolog; this translates as MSTSNAADTRKGCAGNDRNRYTHGSRRRGSYQHKSGGRGFKRSFDRSPRENVKRNKLDVGSRLKESDIGITEYIDKHPGFSAIIKERYTDFHVNEIDLEGQVTKLTHQNIPRDPSNNENLEDLKTLVSPAIWDELQVLGKENPSSVEIDVTSIDKDARRTIHMIAKKLANVVSQTVDKGDKKFLTIVPNTENDKNAHKMRKDKRIDWSRCGGDYCHFLLHKVNMDTMGVVNQLAANLRLQPNNFCYAGTKDRRAWTTQWMSLRKVEPQSILRASKGIRGAYVGNFKYAKDSLKLGMLRGNQFRIALRNARETDEKIEQAMTSLRDNGFINYYGLQRFGSVPTIPTHEIGKCLLQGKWHEAIELILKPRPENDKELAEARQIYAETKDARAAYAKLKRIDTIEARLLKGLQTMGDKNPQGVLDSVPRNIRLMYIHAYQSFVWNHVVSKRIKQFGTVPVVGDLVYDKQNRKEIVSDETTDYPLNDNDDIKDKTDTAFVEEKDIDPMSSEASKENLEQNDFPTVKILTEEDLSNYTLADVIIPQPGWKVTYPTYAKAWFDKFLAKDGLTTDLRQNNKKYSLSGAYRNILEIPTSLSWRIMHYENKHDDLILSDIDEMRKFTSPQDKPDGKNKALIIEMCLKPSSYATMALREILKNDTSAETQAALSAAQDAENTQLDTSTVHECNSKNLTENEENNIKKSSVKCHEDVDVKTDETMKISDTEDISQICQSSL
- the LOC105199386 gene encoding eukaryotic translation initiation factor 3 subunit K, with product MAEAMRQTVAAMLKGIERYNPENLTTLEKYVEIQSRENAYDLEANLAVLKLYQLNPARFNMDIACQILLKALTNLPHTDFVLCKCLLSEKLMSDSPINQIMYLGDILERCDFQHFWDRVLSMAELCERIVGFQDSIRKFVCHVVGITFQTISRQLLAQLLGDVDDATLKHWVKKYGWKEENKSIIFVANQDENIKTKNITEKIDFENVAGLMAACL
- the LOC105199389 gene encoding PHD finger-like domain-containing protein 5A, which produces MAKHHPDLIFCRKQPGVAIGRLCEKCDGKCVICDSYVRPCTLVRICDECNYGSYQGRCVICGGPGVSDAYYCKECTIQEKDRDGCPKIVNLGSSKTDLFYERKKYGFKRR
- the LOC105199388 gene encoding histone H4 transcription factor: MADPEMLMANKVLQDRCSTWVESQKDHSYSEEQSLKRKLEEFEYDDWYNTDSEFDSVSECGGKKRKVGTQLKDEVLNLACEWKTCTFRSNYLDQFLRHVSSHIPSVQISMKDDNEVYVCQWKDCPYNSDASDEIIRHINYHSYHTKLKCIGSNVRGRTKLPKCHRDPEWKNIIDSPPPHICRWEECLKLFTNYQMYLYHVSIHMKDCPRGNKVKDGVECKWTGCNSKYPSLYKLRDHVRCHTKEKIVACPNCGVTFASKTKFHIHCQRQIPLEVQGFRCSHCNKFYPTESILRDHMRAHVFNYKCTLCDMSCESPASLAKHVRYRHISTRTFLCQLCSHAAKSQQDLDSHMTVHTNGPNFSCHFEGCPYTCKGAYALDRHVERVHSLAVRWYCCHECPIKYRKSYRLTKHLIEAHQLQLPSGHKRFHYTQDEDGCYRLQMVRYEAVDEENVSPVEEANLPDKTYKIELSQATSVTKVKIVEDNAEKEVEAVQDSQEERAENGGDKSIPVISNILLSIDEVDEKGNIIKREVVEIQETKELPQSGEPLLILT